Proteins encoded by one window of Apium graveolens cultivar Ventura unplaced genomic scaffold, ASM990537v1 ctg8565, whole genome shotgun sequence:
- the LOC141705109 gene encoding uncharacterized protein LOC141705109 isoform X1, producing the protein MAKKRDGERSTNRRKNISKSPAKTNQSSESSNSSSNSDQTLKPLNLFLIFIVISAISIIVYRTLYGSTAVSVVRSVYDRDLVKTEVKYHEIIAEHSRVSSNLSRFFQNPVLAYVTPWNSKGYELAKEFSYKLNHISPVWYDLKRSPRALGTELGINTDALLFVLHSSQGANLVLEGRHNADKGWISELRKKGDAQIVPRVVLEAVPMDLLKKKKQRDKAINLIIAECSEMEYDGIVLESWSRWAAYGVLHDPDTRKMALKFILELGQAMHSVGLEMESKKSLQLVYVIGPPRSEMLKEYDFGPEDLRTLSDVVDGYSLMTYDFSSPQNPGPNAPLKWIHSVMQLLLRSTDSSSQTLAQKIFIGINFYGNDFALSGGLGGGPIIGREYLSLMERYRPSLQWEINSAEHYFVYTGDQNDQHVVFYPSLLSIAKRLEEAQSWGAGISIWEIGQGLDYFFDVL; encoded by the exons ATGGCTAAAAAGCGAGATGGTGAACGCAGCACTAACCGGCGCAAAAACATATCGAAATCGCCGGCAAAAACAAATCAGTCTTCCGAGTCATCTAACTCGTCCTCCAACTCAGATCAAACACTCAAGCCTCTAAACCTTTTCCTCATCTTCATCGTAATTTCCGCCATTTCAATAATCGTATACCGTACATTATACGGTTCTACGGCAGTGAGCGTAGTCCGTTCCGTATACGATCGTGACCTCGTCAAAACTGAAGTCAAATATCACGAGATTATCGCT GAGCATTCGAGAGTATCGTCAAATTTATCGAGGTTTTTTCAGAATCCGGTGCTTGCTTATGTTACTCCGTG GAATTCCAAGGGCTATGAATTGGCAAAAGAATTTAGCTATAAACTTAACCATATATCACCTGTGTGGTATGATCTGAAGAG AAGTCCCAGAGCGCTTGGAACAGAGCTTGGAATAAACACGGATGCACTG CTTTTTGTTTTACATTCCAGCCAAGGAGCCAATTTAGTACTTGAGGGAAGACATAATGCCGATAAAGGATGGATTTCAGAGCTTAGGAAGAAAGGAGATGCCCAG ATTGTACCCAGAGTAGTCCTGGAAGCAGTTCCTATGGACCTACTAAAAAAGAAGAAACAGAGGGATAAAGCGATTAACCTCATCATTGCTGAATGCAG TGAAATGGAATATGATGGTATTGTGCTAGAGTCTTGGTCAAGGTGGGCTGCATATGGTGTCCTGCACGATCCTGACACGAGGAAGATG GCACTGAAATTTATACTAGAACTTGGACAAGCGATGCATTCTGTGGGCCTAGAGATGGAAAGCAAGAAAAGTCTGCAGTTAGTGTATGTTATAGGCCCACCACGTTCAGAGATGTTAAAAGAGTATGATTTTGGGCCTGAAGATCTACGAACTTTGAGTGATGTGGTAGACGGTTACTCTCTGATGACTTATGACTTCTCATCCCCTCAGAATCCTGGTCCAAATGCACCTTTGAAGTGGATACACTCCGTCATGCAGCTGCTCCTACGTAGCACCGATAGCAGCTCTCAAACTTTGGCTCAAAAGATATTTATTGGGATAAATTTCTATGGGAATGATTTTGCTCTTTCAGGAG GCTTAGGTGGTGGTCCAATTATTGGAAGGGAGTACCTCTCTTTGATGGAGCGTTATAGACCATCTTTGCAGTGGGAGATAAACAGTGCCGAACATTACTTTGTGTATACTGGTGATCAAAATGACCAGCATGTGGTATTTTATCCGTCTTTGCTGTCAATTGCAAAGCGCCTTGAGGAAGCACAAAGTTGGGGAGCCGGCATCTCAATTTGGGAAATTGGGCAAGGGCTTGATTACTTTTTTGATGTTCTATGA
- the LOC141705109 gene encoding uncharacterized protein LOC141705109 isoform X2, with translation MAKKRDGERSTNRRKNISKSPAKTNQSSESSNSSSNSDQTLKPLNLFLIFIVISAISIIVYRTLYGSTAVSVVRSVYDRDLVKTEVKYHEIIAEHSRVSSNLSRFFQNPVLAYVTPWNSKGYELAKEFSYKLNHISPVWYDLKSQGANLVLEGRHNADKGWISELRKKGDAQIVPRVVLEAVPMDLLKKKKQRDKAINLIIAECSEMEYDGIVLESWSRWAAYGVLHDPDTRKMALKFILELGQAMHSVGLEMESKKSLQLVYVIGPPRSEMLKEYDFGPEDLRTLSDVVDGYSLMTYDFSSPQNPGPNAPLKWIHSVMQLLLRSTDSSSQTLAQKIFIGINFYGNDFALSGGLGGGPIIGREYLSLMERYRPSLQWEINSAEHYFVYTGDQNDQHVVFYPSLLSIAKRLEEAQSWGAGISIWEIGQGLDYFFDVL, from the exons ATGGCTAAAAAGCGAGATGGTGAACGCAGCACTAACCGGCGCAAAAACATATCGAAATCGCCGGCAAAAACAAATCAGTCTTCCGAGTCATCTAACTCGTCCTCCAACTCAGATCAAACACTCAAGCCTCTAAACCTTTTCCTCATCTTCATCGTAATTTCCGCCATTTCAATAATCGTATACCGTACATTATACGGTTCTACGGCAGTGAGCGTAGTCCGTTCCGTATACGATCGTGACCTCGTCAAAACTGAAGTCAAATATCACGAGATTATCGCT GAGCATTCGAGAGTATCGTCAAATTTATCGAGGTTTTTTCAGAATCCGGTGCTTGCTTATGTTACTCCGTG GAATTCCAAGGGCTATGAATTGGCAAAAGAATTTAGCTATAAACTTAACCATATATCACCTGTGTGGTATGATCTGAAGAG CCAAGGAGCCAATTTAGTACTTGAGGGAAGACATAATGCCGATAAAGGATGGATTTCAGAGCTTAGGAAGAAAGGAGATGCCCAG ATTGTACCCAGAGTAGTCCTGGAAGCAGTTCCTATGGACCTACTAAAAAAGAAGAAACAGAGGGATAAAGCGATTAACCTCATCATTGCTGAATGCAG TGAAATGGAATATGATGGTATTGTGCTAGAGTCTTGGTCAAGGTGGGCTGCATATGGTGTCCTGCACGATCCTGACACGAGGAAGATG GCACTGAAATTTATACTAGAACTTGGACAAGCGATGCATTCTGTGGGCCTAGAGATGGAAAGCAAGAAAAGTCTGCAGTTAGTGTATGTTATAGGCCCACCACGTTCAGAGATGTTAAAAGAGTATGATTTTGGGCCTGAAGATCTACGAACTTTGAGTGATGTGGTAGACGGTTACTCTCTGATGACTTATGACTTCTCATCCCCTCAGAATCCTGGTCCAAATGCACCTTTGAAGTGGATACACTCCGTCATGCAGCTGCTCCTACGTAGCACCGATAGCAGCTCTCAAACTTTGGCTCAAAAGATATTTATTGGGATAAATTTCTATGGGAATGATTTTGCTCTTTCAGGAG GCTTAGGTGGTGGTCCAATTATTGGAAGGGAGTACCTCTCTTTGATGGAGCGTTATAGACCATCTTTGCAGTGGGAGATAAACAGTGCCGAACATTACTTTGTGTATACTGGTGATCAAAATGACCAGCATGTGGTATTTTATCCGTCTTTGCTGTCAATTGCAAAGCGCCTTGAGGAAGCACAAAGTTGGGGAGCCGGCATCTCAATTTGGGAAATTGGGCAAGGGCTTGATTACTTTTTTGATGTTCTATGA
- the LOC141705108 gene encoding uncharacterized protein LOC141705108, which yields MDIETESTRRELAKDPKRKASRSNDPGWKYAFYPMPEVNKDVVKCILCGNSNHGGINRFKQHLIGGYPDIVKCPKTTKDITKEINDFVQNKKKRSKKNVQNFEEDSDDDDVQEIPSTAASNTLPSSKSTAGSKGKAAAQPSNSKKPPLGSSKSVASMLMKTPEQVVEDRHRKGASQTTLENRLRTPEEKERVHMHIANFFYECGIPFNAANSRSYEVMVESIGQYGPGLKPPTYHELRVPLLKKAKDETEKLKEKHEKAWKRYGCTLMSDGWTDRRGRSLINFLANSPEGTFFLGSVNASSESHDAQMLANLLESKIKEIGEKNVVQVVTDNGANYKLAGQILEIRMPTLFWTPCAAHCVDLMLEDIGKIPAFKKTINQARRCTTFIYRHGRVLDAMREKTNGRDLIRTGATRFATAFLTLDSLQKKQEPLRFLFCGSDWTMSKLSKSENGRKVCDTVLSSVFWSNVGDCVDASLPLLQVLRIADGDERPALAEIAAAIDYVKAEVKKKFGGGKMAIRNKVVKIIDDRWNIQMGKPLHGASLFLNPGRYFDLLENDPDYASRLREDFNDVLEKMVKDRDTRNKISDYADAYKNTREGFTREMAIEHRKSKSPLDWWDAYGGRAIELQAFARRIVGLCASSSGCERNWSTFEFIHTKKRNRLEHQRLNDLVYVQYNRKIDSRFKKRRELGRKFDPLVFEDLEWANEWVGIEDRFWEAVDIASGASESLEGRNFPRRARGGSTLTYTRRNTSSTQDRIDEEDEDEDNIPFDDEEVEDDYGVPPEEIPKEEMEMILRWMIMMHDCVCLVDLTL from the exons ATGGATATCGAAACTGAAAGTACGCGGAGGGAATTGGCTAAAGATCCTAAAAGAAAAGCTAGTCGATCAAATGATCCCGGATGGAAGTATGCTTTTTATCCTATGCCGGAAGTTAACAAAGATGTTGTTAAGTGTATTCTTTGCGGGAATTCAAATCATGGGGGAATTAATCGGTTTAAACAACACTTGATTGGTGGTTATCCGGATATTGTTAAATGTCCCAAAACAACCAAAGATATTACAAAAGAAATAAACGACTTTGTTCAAAATAAGAAGAAGAGGAGTAAGAAAAATGTGCAGAATTTTGAAGAGGACAGCGACGATGATGATGTTCAGGAAATTCCATCAACCGCAGCATCAAATACCTTACCAAGTTCAAAATCTACTGCTGGAAGTAAAGGGAAGGCTGCTGCCCAGCCATCTAACTCCAAAAAGCCGCCGTTAGGGAGCAGCAAGTCAGTAGCTTCTATGTTAATGAAGACCCCAGAACAGGTTGTGGAAGATAGGCATAGAAAAGGGGCAAGTCAAACCACTTTGGAGAACCGCCTAAGAACTCCGGAAGAGAAAGAAAGGGTCCATATGCATATTGCAAATTTTTTCTATGAATGTGGGATTCCTTTCAATGCGGCGAACTCTAGGAGTTATGAGGTGATGGTTGAGTCCATAGGCCAATATGGCCCGGGTTTAAAGCCTCCAACATATCATGAATTGAGGGTTCCTCTACTTAAAAAGGCGAAGGACGAAACTGAAAAATTGAAAGAAAAGCATGAAAAGGCTTGGAAGAGGTATGGTTGTACTCTTATGTCCGATGGGTGGACCGATAGGCGAGGAAGAAGTCTCATAAACTTCCTTGCGAATAGTCCCGAAGGTACTTTCTTTTTGGGTTCGGTTAATGCTTCAAGTGAATCACATGATGCACAAATGTTGGCAAACTTGCTTGAAAGTAAGATAAAGGAAATTGGTGAGAAAAATGTTGTGCAAGTTGTGACGGACAATGGGGCGAACTACAAGCTAGCCGGTCAGATCTTGGAAATAAGGATGCCTACTTTATTTTGGACTCCATGTGCTGCACATTGTGTTGATTTGATGTTGGAGGACATTGGCAAAATTCCAGCATTTAAGAAGACAATCAACCAGGCAAGAAGATGCACTACATTTATCTATAGGCATGGGCGTGTTCTTGATGCTATGAGGGAGAAGACTAATGGGAGGGACCTAATCAGGACTGGAGCTACGAGGTTTGCCACTGCTTTTCTTACATTGGATAGTTTGCAAAAAAAACAGGAACCATTGCGTTTCTTGTTTTGTGGGTCGGATTGGACCATGTCAAAGTTATCAAAATCAGAAAATGGAAGGAAAGTTTGTGACACTGTTCTCTCGTCCGTCTTTTGGAGTAATGTTGGAGATTGTGTAGATGCATCATTGCCACTTCTTCAAGTGTTGCGCATTGCGGATGGTGATGAAAGGCCTGCTTTGGCTGAAATTGCAGCTGCTATTGATTATGTAAAAGCCGAAGtcaagaagaaatttggaggTGGAAAAATGGCAATCAGGAACAAAGTGGTGAAAATCATTGATGATCGTTGGAATATTCAAATGGGAAAACCATTACATGGAGCTTCTTTGTTTCTTAATCCCGGGAGATACTTTGATCTTCTTGAAAACGATCCCGACTATGCCTCACGACTTAGAGAAGATTTCAACGATGTGCTTGAGAAGATGGTCAAGGATAGGGATACAAGGAACAAAATAAGTGATTATGCGGATGCCTACAAAAATACTCGGGAAGGCTTTACAAGGGAAATGGCAATTGAGCATAGAAAGTCAAAAAGTCCTC TTGATTGGTGGGATGCATATGGAGGCCGTGCGATTGAGCTTCAAGCATTTGCTAGGCGTATTGTTGGTTTATGTGCATCATCTTCCGGTTGTGAACGTAATTGGAGTACATTTGAGTTT ATACATACAAAGAAGAGGAATAGGTTGGAACATCAACGTTTGAATGACTTGGTGTATGTCCAATACAACCGGAAGATTGATTCAAGATTCAAAAAGAGACGTGAGCTAGGAAGGAAATTTGATCCACTTGTATTTGAGGACTTGGAATGGGCTAATGAGTGGGTTGGCATTGAGGATAGGTTTTGGGAAGCGGTGGATATAGCTTCGGGTGCATCTGAATCACTTGAGGGACGTAATTTTCCGAGGAGAGCTAGAGGTGGTTCCACTCTAACCTATACTCGACGGAACACTAGTTCGACACAAGATCggattgatgaagaagatgaagatgaagataatATTCCTTTCGATGATGAGGAAGTGGAAGATGATTATGGTGTCCCACCCGAGGAGATACCCAAGGAGGAGATGGAGATGATTCTGAGATGGATGATTATGATGCATGATTGTGTTTGTTTAGTTGATTTGACTCTCTAg